One Dioscorea cayenensis subsp. rotundata cultivar TDr96_F1 chromosome 17, TDr96_F1_v2_PseudoChromosome.rev07_lg8_w22 25.fasta, whole genome shotgun sequence DNA window includes the following coding sequences:
- the LOC120280248 gene encoding 13-hydroxylupanine O-tigloyltransferase-like: MAKLRFPVMIGEAELILPDSPTPVEFKYLSNLDDLIFFRHHMPFIHYYNSRHEGELCDPAAVIRRALSKALVHYYPLAGRLRHGENGKLVVDCCAEGVVFRDVEADVTLEQLKMVAGGLRPPSPYLSEFLVDDVKGGAFVTDSPLLCMQVTRLKCGGFVLAYRVNHCICDAYGAFQFIKYLSELVREPNRSCPTQPPVWSRELLVPNSTPCPLFPHTEYHLNINSKHDTSKLMRTQKLTQTSIFLTGHDVFALKSKVNKPKTTTFEVITALLWRAWACFLALDCETRLVFPIDTRRSHTPVLPVGYYGVALITPCTIIHAKRLVSQPLSFAVGLISELKSKVVDHKEYRTSAIDFIEMNGRSGFCNKVAFAVSDLSKLRFDKVDMGWGQCLYGGFARAGVGDVPGLMVAPLVRYKREEDGLEGLLAIVSLPPQAVDVFQKEVRRQIDSSYAFTSSL, encoded by the exons ATGGCCAAGTTAAGATTTCCAGTAATGATTGGAGAAGCAGAGCTCATCTTGCCGGATTCTCCAACTCCGGTGGAATTCAAATACTTATCAAACTTAGATGACCTTATCTTCTTTCGCCATCACATGCCTTTCATTCATTACTATAACTCAAGGCATGAAGGTGAACTGTGTGACCCTGCAGCAGTGATCCGGAGAGCTTTGTCTAAGGCTTTGGTGCATTACTACCCACTCGCTGGCCGGCTAAGGCATGGTGAGAATGGGAAGCTTGTTGTGGATTGTTGTGCTGAAGGTGTTGTCTTCCGAGATGTTGAAGCTGATGTGACTTTGGAGCAGTTGAAGATGGTGGCTGGAGGGCTCCGGCCACCATCCCCATATTTAAGTGAGTTCTTAGTTGATGATGTTAAGGGTGGTGCCTTTGTTACTGACTCTCCATTGCTGTGCATGCAA gTGACAAGGTTGAAATGCGGAGGATTTGTGCTAGCATACAGAGTAAATCACTGCATATGTGATGCATATGGTGCTTTTCAATTCATCAAATATCTCTCTGAATTGGTTCGTGAACCCAACCGGTCTTGTCCAACCCAACCACCAGTTTGGTCTCGTGAACTACTCGTCCCAAACTCCACTCCTTGTCCGTTATTCCCCCACACAGAGTACCATCTAAACATAAACTCCAAACATGACACATCCAAACTCATGAGAACACAGAAACTAACACAAACCTCCATCTTTTTAACTGGACATGATGTATTTGCACTCAAATCCAAGGTCAACAAACCCAAAACTACAACCTTTGAAGTGATAACAGCGTTGCTCTGGCGAGCATGGGCATGTTTTCTAGCCTTAGATTGTGAAACAAGGCTTGTATTCCCAATAGACACAAGAAGGAGCCACACACCTGTCCTACCTGTTGGCTATTACGGTGTGGCCTTGATCACCCCATGCACCATTATCCATGCCAAGCGGCTTGTGTCTCAGCCGTTGAGCTTTGCAGTGGGGTTGATATCAGAGTTGAAAAGCAAAGTAGTAGATCACAAAGAGTACCGGACTTCGGCCATAGACTTCATTGAGATGAATGGCAGGTCTGGGTTCTGTAACAAGGTGGCGTTTGCTGTGTCGGATCTAAGTAAGCTGAGGTTTGATAAAGTGGACATGGGATGGGGACAATGTTTGTATGGTGGGTTTGCAAGGGCAGGTGTAGGGGATGTGCCTGGCTTGATGGTGGCACCATTGGTGAGGTATAAAAGAGAGGAGGATGGGTTGGAGGGTTTGCTTGCCATTGTCTCATTGCCTCCTCAGGCTGTGGATGTATTTCAAAAGGAGGTGCGTCGTCAGATTGATAGCTCTTATGCCTTCACATCCTCTCTCTAG